One Burkholderiales bacterium genomic window carries:
- a CDS encoding DUF4845 domain-containing protein gives MKPERGLTFLGFLVLAVVLVFAALLVFKLLPPYLEYFYVQKAIDGVARDLDLDTATPSEIRGAFDKHALIDNITTVSGQDLDIVKQGDEVVLDANYPVKVPIIGNLSACMDFQASSAKRK, from the coding sequence ATGAAACCGGAGCGCGGCTTAACCTTTCTAGGCTTTCTGGTATTGGCGGTTGTTTTAGTTTTCGCAGCATTACTCGTGTTCAAGCTGCTGCCTCCTTATCTTGAATACTTCTATGTGCAAAAAGCCATAGACGGCGTAGCTAGAGATCTGGACTTGGACACAGCCACACCGAGCGAAATTCGCGGTGCATTCGACAAGCACGCGCTCATTGATAATATTACGACGGTTAGCGGCCAGGATCTGGATATCGTCAAGCAAGGCGACGAGGTGGTGCTTGATGCAAATTACCCGGTAAAAGTGCCAATTATTGGCAACCTCTCCGCGTGCATGGACTTTCAGGCATCCAGCGCAAAACGGAAATAA
- the lepB gene encoding signal peptidase I, which yields MNFALFMFVLLVITGAIGLIDYFWLKARRAPKAPEPWWVEYPKSFFPVILVVFLLRSFVVEPFKIPSGSMIPTLLVGDFILVNKYTYGLRLPIINVKIMNINQPQRGEVMVFRYPENPSLDYIKRVVGVPGDKVVYRDKRLWINGTEVKTLPDGEYDYVESGLNFVEAERLTENLGGHMHAILIQPGVPPIQLGGVRQFPFRQNCVYNEEGFSCTVPSEHYFMLGDNRDSSSDSRYWGFVPQQNIIGKAFMIWWNFDNLKRVGKTIR from the coding sequence ATGAATTTTGCGCTTTTCATGTTCGTCCTCCTGGTGATTACCGGCGCTATCGGGCTGATCGACTATTTTTGGCTTAAGGCGAGACGCGCCCCTAAAGCCCCTGAGCCGTGGTGGGTGGAATATCCCAAAAGTTTTTTCCCGGTGATATTGGTGGTGTTCCTGTTGCGTTCATTCGTGGTGGAGCCTTTCAAGATTCCATCCGGGTCAATGATCCCCACATTGCTGGTTGGAGATTTTATCCTGGTCAACAAATATACCTACGGGTTGCGCCTGCCGATCATCAACGTCAAGATCATGAATATCAACCAGCCTCAACGTGGTGAGGTAATGGTGTTTCGTTACCCGGAAAATCCCTCTTTGGATTACATCAAGCGCGTGGTTGGAGTGCCCGGCGACAAGGTCGTTTACCGCGATAAAAGATTGTGGATTAACGGAACGGAAGTGAAAACGCTGCCTGACGGCGAGTACGATTACGTCGAATCGGGTTTAAATTTTGTCGAGGCCGAACGCTTGACCGAGAATCTCGGCGGTCATATGCACGCAATCCTAATTCAGCCCGGCGTGCCGCCGATCCAGCTTGGAGGAGTGAGGCAATTCCCGTTCCGGCAGAATTGCGTCTACAATGAAGAAGGATTCAGCTGTACCGTTCCAAGCGAGCATTACTTCATGCTGGGTGACAATCGCGATAGCAGCAGCGACAGTCGTTATTGGGGGTTCGTTCCGCAGCAGAACATTATCGGCAAGGCGTTCATGATCTGGTGGAATTTTGATAACCTGAAACGCGTCGGCAAAACTATCAGATAA
- the lepA gene encoding translation elongation factor 4: MNHIRNFSIIAHIDHGKSTLADRFIHLCGGLTEREMGPQVLDSMELERERGITIKAQTAALNYRARDGQNYLLNLIDTPGHVDFSYEVSRSLAACEGALLVVDASQGVEAQTVANCYKAIEQGVEVVPVLNKIDLPSAEPARVIEEIEDVIGISAKDAVQVSAKTGQGVEDVLEAVIRRIPPPKGNANLPLKALIIDSWFDNYVGVAILVRVVDGVLKPKDRILLMSTQVCHLCEQVGVFTPKARLKDSLSAGEVGFVIAGIKELKVAKVGDTITLAGNPAQQALPGFKEIKPQVFAGLFPVDSNEYDALRDALEKLQLNDASLHYEPETSQALGFGFRCGFLGLLHLEIVQERLEREYGMELITTAPTVVYQVLLGNGEVMEIENPSKMPDPVKIDEIREPIISATIFVPQDYVGPVISLCVEKRGVQKNMQYMGRQVMLTYELPLNEVVLDFFDRLKSVSHGYASLDYEFKEFRNADLVKLDILINGDRVDALSLIVHRSASQYRGRELTAKMRELIPRQMFDVAVQAAIGSHIIARETVKALRKNVLAKCYGGDVTRKRKLLEKQKAGKKRMKRVGNVEIPQAAFLAILGVEK, encoded by the coding sequence ATGAATCACATTCGCAATTTTTCCATTATTGCTCACATTGATCATGGTAAATCCACTCTTGCCGACCGCTTCATCCACTTATGTGGAGGTTTGACGGAACGAGAAATGGGCCCACAGGTGCTGGACTCAATGGAGTTGGAGCGCGAGCGTGGAATAACTATCAAGGCGCAAACCGCAGCGCTCAATTATCGCGCGCGCGACGGCCAAAATTATCTCTTAAACTTAATCGATACCCCGGGCCATGTGGATTTTTCGTACGAGGTTTCACGCTCCCTTGCCGCGTGCGAAGGAGCGTTGCTGGTTGTGGATGCCTCGCAAGGGGTCGAAGCCCAAACCGTGGCAAATTGCTATAAAGCGATAGAGCAGGGGGTGGAAGTTGTGCCGGTTTTGAACAAGATCGATCTGCCATCCGCCGAACCGGCCCGCGTCATCGAGGAGATTGAGGACGTCATCGGCATTTCTGCGAAGGACGCGGTTCAAGTGAGCGCCAAGACCGGTCAAGGCGTTGAAGATGTCCTGGAAGCGGTGATCCGCCGCATACCGCCCCCCAAAGGCAATGCAAACTTACCGCTCAAGGCGCTGATCATAGATTCCTGGTTCGACAATTATGTCGGGGTAGCGATTTTGGTGCGCGTCGTGGACGGGGTGCTCAAGCCAAAGGACAGAATCTTGCTGATGTCCACGCAAGTGTGCCACTTGTGTGAGCAGGTAGGCGTGTTTACCCCGAAAGCGAGGCTTAAGGATTCACTATCGGCCGGAGAAGTTGGATTTGTCATCGCCGGTATCAAGGAACTCAAAGTTGCAAAGGTCGGCGATACGATTACGCTTGCCGGCAATCCGGCGCAGCAGGCGTTGCCCGGATTTAAAGAAATAAAGCCGCAGGTTTTTGCGGGTCTGTTCCCGGTGGATTCAAACGAGTATGATGCGCTGCGCGACGCGCTGGAAAAGCTGCAGCTCAACGATGCTTCGCTCCACTACGAACCCGAGACCTCCCAAGCCTTGGGGTTCGGATTCCGCTGCGGCTTTCTAGGTTTGCTGCACCTGGAGATCGTGCAGGAAAGACTGGAGCGAGAGTACGGAATGGAGTTGATAACTACTGCACCTACAGTGGTATATCAAGTGCTGTTGGGCAACGGCGAGGTCATGGAAATCGAAAATCCTTCCAAAATGCCCGACCCGGTAAAAATCGATGAAATACGCGAGCCCATTATTAGCGCCACCATTTTCGTGCCGCAGGATTATGTCGGCCCGGTAATCAGCTTGTGCGTCGAAAAGCGCGGGGTACAAAAAAACATGCAGTACATGGGCCGTCAGGTGATGCTGACTTATGAGTTGCCGCTCAATGAGGTGGTTCTGGATTTCTTTGACAGGCTAAAATCGGTAAGCCACGGCTACGCTTCGCTTGATTACGAGTTTAAGGAATTCCGCAATGCGGATCTGGTCAAGCTGGACATTTTAATTAACGGTGACCGGGTTGATGCGTTGTCGCTGATAGTGCACCGCTCGGCCAGTCAATATCGGGGCCGCGAACTGACGGCAAAGATGCGTGAACTTATCCCGCGACAGATGTTCGATGTCGCAGTGCAAGCCGCTATCGGCTCGCACATCATCGCCCGCGAAACCGTCAAGGCATTGCGCAAGAATGTGCTGGCGAAATGCTATGGGGGAGACGTCACGCGCAAGAGAAAATTGCTGGAAAAGCAGAAAGCGGGCAAGAAGCGCATGAAACGGGTTGGCAACGTTGAGATTCCCCAAGCCGCTTTTCTGGCGATTTTGGGAGTGGAGAAGTAA
- a CDS encoding DegQ family serine endoprotease: protein MQKLLLAFAFSIWLVAPVLAKELPDFTELAEKQGPSVVNVSTTQTVQAEQGMPPFSENDPFYEFFKRFGPPIPHEFESKSLGSGFIISSDGYILTNAHVVADADEVTVKLTDKREFKAKVIGSDARTDVALLKIDATGLPKVTMGNPAALKVGEWVVAIGSPFGFENSVTAGIVSAKGRSLPQERFVPFIQTDVAINPGNSGGPLFNMKGEVVGINSQIYSRTGGFMGLSFAIPIDVAMEVTEQLRTTGKVSRGRIGVVIQEVTKELAESFGLSKPVGALINSVEKGGPADKAGLEPSDVILKFDNKTVESSADLPRIVGSTKPGSKVTVEIWRKGATKDVTLTVGELPPEENVAQHPGKRGKAPESHLGMALSDLTADQRTALGIRGGILVEDVQGAAARAGIRRGDIILAVNNQDVKSVEQFTQLLNKLGKGRAIALLVRRGDNALYIPLRTNEN, encoded by the coding sequence ATGCAGAAACTGCTGTTAGCGTTTGCCTTTTCTATTTGGCTTGTCGCGCCTGTTTTAGCCAAGGAATTGCCCGACTTCACCGAATTGGCGGAGAAGCAAGGGCCGTCCGTTGTCAATGTCAGTACCACCCAAACCGTGCAGGCCGAGCAGGGTATGCCGCCTTTTTCCGAAAATGATCCGTTCTATGAGTTTTTCAAGCGATTTGGTCCTCCGATACCGCACGAGTTTGAATCAAAATCCCTCGGCTCCGGCTTTATCATCAGTTCGGACGGTTATATCCTTACCAACGCGCACGTGGTGGCCGATGCGGATGAGGTGACAGTTAAATTGACCGACAAACGGGAATTCAAAGCCAAAGTCATCGGCAGTGACGCCCGTACTGATGTCGCGTTACTCAAAATCGACGCGACCGGATTGCCGAAAGTTACCATGGGCAACCCGGCGGCGCTTAAAGTTGGGGAATGGGTGGTCGCTATCGGCTCGCCATTCGGCTTCGAGAACAGCGTCACCGCAGGTATAGTAAGCGCCAAAGGCCGTTCCCTGCCCCAGGAGCGCTTCGTTCCGTTCATCCAGACCGACGTCGCGATCAACCCCGGAAACTCCGGCGGGCCGTTGTTTAATATGAAAGGCGAAGTCGTAGGCATCAACTCGCAAATTTATAGCCGCACCGGCGGCTTTATGGGTTTGTCTTTTGCCATACCGATCGATGTTGCGATGGAAGTTACCGAGCAATTGCGTACCACCGGCAAGGTCAGTCGCGGCCGTATCGGTGTGGTGATTCAGGAAGTTACTAAGGAACTCGCGGAATCCTTCGGATTGAGCAAGCCGGTGGGCGCGCTTATAAACTCCGTAGAAAAAGGAGGCCCAGCCGACAAGGCGGGACTCGAGCCCAGCGACGTGATACTCAAATTCGATAACAAGACAGTCGAAAGTTCGGCTGATCTACCGCGAATCGTTGGTTCGACGAAACCGGGATCCAAAGTAACGGTGGAAATATGGCGCAAGGGAGCGACCAAGGATGTAACATTGACGGTTGGCGAACTCCCGCCTGAAGAAAATGTGGCACAGCACCCGGGCAAACGCGGCAAGGCACCGGAAAGTCATCTGGGAATGGCTTTGAGCGATTTAACCGCTGACCAGCGTACCGCGTTAGGAATACGCGGCGGAATACTGGTTGAGGATGTACAGGGTGCCGCTGCGCGTGCCGGAATACGACGCGGCGATATAATTCTGGCTGTAAATAACCAAGACGTTAAGTCGGTCGAGCAGTTCACCCAACTGCTCAATAAGCTGGGGAAAGGGCGTGCTATTGCATTGCTGGTGCGACGAGGCGACAACGCCTTGTACATTCCGCTGCGTACCAATGAGAATTGA
- a CDS encoding MucB/RseB C-terminal domain-containing protein — protein MKIWLVGLLFAWPAILLAETPAPPSDGITWLQKIATAAHELNYSGTFIYQYGSHVETSQIVHAVDSTGEHEKLEILNGVPREIVRNNDEVQCFLPSTKTVKVEKRIQRKPFPALLPEELNNLSESYLIKMGDHERIAGFDCQTLRLEPKDGLRYGHRLWAESNSGLLLKASMLDEKNEVVEQMEFTQLQIGGPIDPEMLKPQYPVKSAGWHYDLSGQSEPASTETGWAVRSPLAGFKKILETKRVISGKPAPISHIVYSDGLAAVSIFIEPLASGVKPMKGVAKRGALNIYTTPVDENYQVTVLGEVPMMTVMELGNSVYFTGK, from the coding sequence ATGAAAATCTGGCTGGTTGGCTTGTTGTTCGCCTGGCCAGCGATCCTGTTGGCAGAAACTCCGGCGCCGCCTAGCGACGGAATCACCTGGTTGCAAAAAATCGCGACCGCCGCACACGAGCTTAATTACAGCGGCACTTTCATTTATCAATATGGCAGCCACGTGGAAACATCTCAGATTGTGCACGCGGTGGACAGTACCGGCGAGCACGAGAAACTTGAAATCCTAAACGGTGTGCCGCGTGAGATTGTTCGCAATAATGACGAAGTGCAGTGTTTTCTTCCCAGCACCAAGACCGTAAAAGTCGAAAAGCGAATTCAAAGGAAACCCTTTCCTGCGTTGCTTCCGGAGGAGCTCAACAACCTAAGTGAAAGTTATCTTATCAAGATGGGTGACCATGAGCGCATCGCTGGTTTCGATTGCCAGACATTGCGGCTCGAACCTAAGGATGGTTTGCGTTACGGACATCGTCTTTGGGCCGAAAGCAATTCAGGGCTTTTGCTTAAAGCCAGTATGCTGGACGAAAAAAACGAAGTTGTGGAACAGATGGAATTTACCCAGCTGCAAATAGGCGGGCCGATCGATCCGGAAATGCTTAAACCGCAATATCCGGTCAAGAGCGCGGGATGGCATTATGATCTCTCCGGACAGTCTGAGCCGGCCTCCACTGAAACCGGCTGGGCTGTCAGAAGCCCGCTCGCGGGATTCAAGAAAATCCTGGAAACCAAGCGTGTGATAAGCGGTAAACCCGCGCCCATTTCACACATCGTTTACTCTGACGGACTCGCGGCGGTGTCGATATTCATTGAGCCGCTTGCTTCAGGAGTCAAGCCGATGAAAGGCGTGGCCAAACGCGGTGCGCTAAATATCTATACCACACCCGTGGATGAAAATTACCAAGTAACGGTGCTGGGTGAGGTCCCGATGATGACGGTTATGGAATTGGGAAATTCCGTATACTTCACCGGTAAATAA
- a CDS encoding sigma-E factor negative regulatory protein, whose protein sequence is MKYDLSAFMDGELEPDAAKAVLAELKRNKEMRDAWLDYHLIGDVMRQTGIITLNLSEGFRDKLALEPAILAPRRPMRTRTKIAALSAAASLAAVAAVAWVVLQGNADKVKEDKIAATVQSNAAMLASLPRYPFNSTTREYLLAHQEFSPSTTMQGVAPYIRTVSDGGEEANR, encoded by the coding sequence ATGAAATACGATTTATCGGCTTTTATGGATGGCGAACTGGAACCGGACGCCGCAAAGGCTGTACTCGCCGAACTGAAACGGAACAAAGAAATGCGCGACGCCTGGCTTGATTACCACCTAATTGGTGATGTGATGAGACAGACCGGCATTATCACACTCAATCTCAGTGAAGGCTTTAGGGACAAATTGGCCCTGGAACCGGCCATCCTCGCTCCTCGAAGGCCGATGCGGACAAGAACTAAAATCGCCGCGTTGTCCGCCGCCGCGTCGTTGGCCGCAGTAGCCGCGGTGGCTTGGGTTGTACTGCAAGGCAATGCCGACAAAGTCAAAGAAGATAAGATAGCAGCCACCGTGCAATCCAATGCAGCCATGCTCGCCAGCCTTCCCAGATATCCCTTCAACAGCACAACCAGAGAATATTTGCTTGCCCACCAGGAATTTTCGCCCAGTACAACTATGCAGGGCGTAGCGCCTTACATACGCACAGTCTCGGACGGCGGTGAGGAAGCGAATCGATGA
- the rpoE gene encoding RNA polymerase sigma factor RpoE, which yields MGDREIDQQLVERAQHGDKHAFELLVIKYQRKLGRLLSRFIRDATEIEDVTQEAFIKAYRALPSFRGESAFYTWLYRIGINTAKNYLVAMGRRAPTTTEFDVAEAEMFEDGEQLKDVNTPENELMSKQIAKTVNQTLQNLPGELRTAITLREIEGLSYEDIATIMGCPIGTVRSRIFRAREAIAEKLRPMLGTSKDKRW from the coding sequence ATGGGTGATCGTGAAATCGACCAGCAGCTGGTTGAACGCGCACAACACGGGGACAAGCACGCCTTCGAGCTGCTGGTAATCAAATACCAGCGCAAACTCGGTAGGCTGTTGTCCCGCTTCATACGTGATGCAACAGAAATAGAGGACGTCACGCAAGAAGCGTTTATAAAGGCGTACCGGGCTTTGCCCTCGTTCCGGGGCGAGAGTGCGTTTTATACCTGGCTGTATCGGATCGGCATTAATACAGCCAAGAACTACTTGGTGGCAATGGGACGCCGAGCGCCCACCACCACGGAGTTTGACGTGGCGGAGGCTGAGATGTTTGAAGATGGGGAGCAACTGAAGGATGTGAACACGCCCGAGAATGAATTGATGAGCAAGCAGATAGCCAAAACAGTGAATCAGACACTGCAGAATCTACCTGGCGAGCTGAGAACGGCGATTACGCTGCGTGAAATTGAAGGATTGAGCTACGAGGACATTGCAACAATAATGGGTTGCCCAATCGGCACAGTACGTTCAAGGATTTTCCGGGCGCGCGAAGCGATAGCCGAGAAACTTCGACCAATGCTTGGCACCAGTAAAGACAAGAGGTGGTGA
- the nadB gene encoding L-aspartate oxidase, translating to MQRFDVVIIGSGLAGLTAALNLADRKKIGLVTKKDLIAGASDWAQGGIAAVLGNDDSVEEHIQDTLTAGAGLCDEAMTRYVVERGRNSVQWLIEQGVQFTPDKKSNSGYHLTREGGHSHRRVIHAADATGHAVQTTLEAKIKAHPNISVFEHHIAVDVIYGRKIGLPDDRCYGIYVLDRRADKVKTIAADHTVLATGGAGKVYLYTTNPDTSSGDGIAMGWRAGCRIANMEFIQFHPTCLYHPHAKSFLISEAVRGEGGVLRLPDGTRFMPAHDRRAELAPRDIVARAIDFEMKKRGLDCVYLDISHKPASFILEHFPTIHARCKELGIDMTREPIPVVPAAHYMCGGVVADRHGRTDLPGLYAVGETAYTGLHGANRLASNSLLECLVLGQAVAQDILSQAGKPRVSLPEWDESRVTDADEVIVISHNWEELRRFMWDYVGIVRTTKRLERAQHRIRLLHEEINEYYANFRVSGDLLELRNLVMTADLIVQSALLRHESRGLHFSRDYPDLLAEARNTVLQQKIEAISPA from the coding sequence TTGCAGCGCTTTGACGTAGTCATTATCGGTAGCGGGCTTGCCGGTCTCACGGCGGCGCTCAATCTTGCGGACCGCAAAAAAATCGGGCTGGTCACCAAAAAAGACCTCATCGCCGGGGCGAGCGATTGGGCGCAGGGCGGAATTGCCGCGGTCTTGGGGAACGATGACTCGGTTGAAGAGCATATACAGGACACCTTGACTGCGGGCGCTGGACTTTGCGATGAGGCAATGACCCGCTACGTCGTTGAGCGGGGCCGTAATAGCGTGCAATGGCTTATCGAACAGGGAGTGCAGTTTACACCCGACAAAAAAAGCAACAGCGGCTATCACCTTACCCGGGAAGGCGGCCACAGTCACCGTAGGGTAATTCATGCTGCTGACGCTACCGGACACGCGGTGCAAACGACTCTCGAAGCAAAAATAAAGGCCCATCCCAACATCAGTGTGTTTGAGCACCATATCGCTGTGGACGTCATTTACGGCAGAAAAATCGGCCTTCCGGACGATCGGTGTTATGGTATCTATGTTCTGGACCGCCGCGCCGATAAGGTTAAAACCATCGCCGCAGATCATACCGTGCTGGCGACCGGGGGAGCGGGCAAAGTTTACCTTTACACGACCAACCCGGATACTTCTAGCGGAGACGGCATCGCCATGGGCTGGCGTGCGGGCTGCCGGATTGCCAACATGGAATTCATTCAGTTCCACCCGACCTGTCTTTACCATCCGCATGCCAAGTCATTTCTTATTTCCGAGGCAGTGCGCGGTGAAGGCGGAGTTTTACGCCTGCCTGACGGCACTCGCTTCATGCCCGCACATGATCGGCGCGCAGAGCTTGCGCCACGGGACATCGTAGCGCGCGCAATAGACTTCGAAATGAAAAAACGCGGGTTAGATTGCGTCTACCTCGATATTTCACACAAGCCTGCAAGTTTTATCCTCGAACATTTCCCGACTATTCACGCGCGTTGCAAGGAGCTAGGCATTGATATGACCCGCGAACCCATTCCGGTCGTGCCCGCTGCCCATTATATGTGCGGCGGAGTCGTTGCTGACCGCCACGGACGCACCGATTTGCCCGGTCTGTATGCGGTTGGAGAGACCGCTTATACCGGGTTGCACGGCGCCAATCGCCTCGCTAGCAATTCACTTCTGGAATGTCTGGTGTTAGGTCAAGCCGTGGCGCAGGATATCCTGAGTCAAGCCGGGAAACCGCGCGTCAGCCTGCCTGAATGGGACGAAAGCCGGGTGACCGACGCCGACGAGGTAATTGTGATTTCCCATAACTGGGAGGAGCTTCGTCGATTTATGTGGGACTATGTGGGCATAGTGCGCACCACTAAACGGCTGGAACGGGCGCAACACCGCATCCGGTTGTTGCATGAAGAAATCAACGAATATTATGCCAATTTCCGGGTGAGCGGCGATTTGCTGGAACTGCGCAACCTGGTGATGACCGCTGACCTCATCGTTCAAAGTGCCTTGTTGCGTCATGAAAGCCGCGGTCTGCATTTCAGCCGCGATTACCCAGATCTCCTCGCTGAAGCGCGCAATACCGTGCTGCAGCAAAAGATCGAGGCCATCAGCCCGGCGTGA
- a CDS encoding protein YgfX yields MLYIRFKPSLSLALLLALVHALAIGSVLALPVPTSLNFVTIPLFFMSFVFYFRRTAWLAGANSIIALEIKEDGRGVAQTRRGEHLDCMVLPTSYVSASLTVLNVKVKEKRLARHVVILPDAVDGEDFRKLRVLLRWKLKTKLLAPR; encoded by the coding sequence ATGCTATACATACGCTTTAAACCTTCTTTAAGTTTGGCTTTGCTGCTTGCATTAGTCCATGCGCTTGCAATCGGGTCGGTTCTCGCCCTGCCTGTGCCGACATCGTTGAACTTCGTAACCATCCCATTGTTTTTCATGAGTTTTGTGTTTTATTTCAGACGCACCGCGTGGCTGGCCGGAGCCAATTCAATCATCGCGCTTGAAATCAAGGAAGACGGCAGAGGCGTCGCGCAAACGCGCAGGGGAGAGCACTTGGATTGCATGGTGCTGCCTACAAGTTATGTGTCTGCTTCGCTTACGGTATTGAATGTTAAAGTTAAAGAAAAGCGCCTGGCGCGGCATGTGGTGATTCTTCCAGACGCGGTAGATGGCGAAGACTTCCGCAAACTCCGTGTTTTGCTGCGCTGGAAACTCAAGACAAAGTTGCTTGCACCTAGATAG
- a CDS encoding pyruvate, water dikinase regulatory protein, translating to MQNKRTAFFISDRTGITVEMLGHSLLTQFDGVEFKQVTIPFVDTVEKAAEVANQINQVALAEGSCPLVFSTLVNPEISAMVAAANALFMDFFQVFTDPLESELGVKSSHVIGRSHSFSNSYGYQARIEAVNYALRHDDGVSTRDLNQADVILIGVSRCGKTPTCLYLALLFGVRAANYPLLPEDFSSMTLPPQLKPLRNKLYGLSINPDRLQHIRNERKPGSRYATLANCQFEVREAEALMHQEGINYIDTTTKSIEEIATTILHKANLERHIY from the coding sequence ATGCAAAATAAGCGCACGGCTTTTTTCATTTCCGACCGCACCGGCATTACTGTGGAGATGCTCGGGCACAGTCTGCTCACGCAGTTTGATGGCGTCGAGTTTAAACAAGTCACCATACCTTTCGTGGATACGGTGGAAAAAGCCGCAGAGGTCGCGAACCAGATCAATCAGGTTGCCCTCGCCGAAGGCAGTTGCCCGTTGGTCTTCAGCACACTGGTCAACCCTGAAATCAGCGCCATGGTCGCGGCCGCAAACGCGCTGTTCATGGACTTTTTCCAGGTATTTACCGACCCCTTGGAAAGCGAACTCGGCGTCAAATCCTCGCACGTGATTGGCCGTTCGCATAGTTTCAGCAACAGCTACGGGTACCAGGCACGGATCGAAGCCGTTAACTATGCCCTGCGACACGACGACGGTGTGTCGACGCGCGATTTAAACCAGGCGGACGTGATTTTGATAGGTGTTTCGCGCTGTGGAAAGACTCCCACGTGCCTGTACCTGGCCTTGTTGTTCGGCGTTCGTGCTGCCAATTATCCGTTATTGCCGGAGGATTTCAGTTCGATGACACTGCCGCCTCAACTTAAGCCGTTGCGCAATAAACTATACGGACTGTCCATTAATCCGGACCGTCTTCAGCACATTCGCAATGAACGTAAACCGGGCAGCCGCTATGCAACACTCGCCAACTGTCAGTTTGAAGTCAGGGAAGCAGAAGCGCTAATGCATCAGGAAGGAATTAACTATATCGATACCACCACCAAATCCATCGAAGAAATTGCCACAACAATTTTGCACAAGGCAAATCTGGAACGGCACATCTACTAG
- a CDS encoding RNA methyltransferase → MVAVSASGMQRNEIQGLLQRLPVLNSLQLPDSLFNELSPVSSPAGILAIANIPASKMQPEKSQFGVLLEDIQDTGNLGSILRSAAAAGADCAFLSKDCAFAWSPKTLRAAMGAHFKLPIFENSDLSAVVRHFNGKIIATDPDAKKTLYETDCCGPVAFIFGNEGAGVSPSLLKSADERVMIPMPGKMESLNTAAAAAICLFEKIRQEKTNADRN, encoded by the coding sequence ATGGTAGCCGTTAGCGCAAGCGGCATGCAGCGCAATGAAATACAGGGTTTGCTGCAACGCTTGCCCGTTCTCAATTCGCTTCAGCTGCCCGATTCCCTGTTCAATGAACTTTCCCCAGTTTCCTCCCCAGCCGGAATACTCGCCATCGCCAATATTCCGGCATCAAAAATGCAGCCGGAAAAATCCCAGTTCGGCGTGCTACTGGAAGACATCCAGGACACCGGGAACTTGGGCTCGATACTGCGCTCGGCGGCGGCGGCCGGCGCAGATTGCGCCTTTCTTTCGAAAGACTGTGCGTTTGCCTGGTCGCCAAAAACGCTGCGCGCGGCAATGGGCGCTCACTTTAAGTTGCCGATTTTCGAAAACAGCGATCTTTCGGCGGTGGTAAGGCATTTCAACGGAAAAATCATTGCCACCGATCCGGATGCAAAAAAAACATTGTATGAAACGGACTGCTGCGGGCCAGTTGCTTTTATCTTCGGTAATGAGGGAGCGGGGGTGTCGCCGTCATTGCTGAAATCTGCCGACGAGCGCGTCATGATACCGATGCCGGGAAAAATGGAATCGTTAAACACCGCAGCGGCCGCGGCGATTTGCCTGTTTGAAAAAATCAGGCAGGAAAAAACTAACGCTGACCGAAACTAG